One Terriglobia bacterium genomic region harbors:
- the preA gene encoding NAD-dependent dihydropyrimidine dehydrogenase subunit PreA translates to MADLSVTFAKTIKSPNPFWLASAPPTNSGFQVMRAFDAGWGGAVWKTIGEPIVNTTSRYSSIDYNGVRMMGLNNIELITDRPIEDNLREIYEVKKRFPHHAVIASLMVDSKRETWHDIVKRTEDAGADGLELNFGCPHGMSERGMGSAVGQVPEYCEMITGWVKEVARTPVLIKLTPNVTNIAQIGRAARKGGADGLSAINTLNSITSIDLDDLTPRPKVSGMSAHGGYCGPAVKPIALNMVHTLNADPEIGIPVSGIGGIATWQDAAEFILLGCTSIQVCTAVMHYGFRIVEDMIDGLSNWMDDKGFKVLNDFRGASIAKMKDWGHLDLNYKIIASIDPEKCIGCDLCHIACWDAAHQCIHIEGAGREAPTRDEKEAAMNFLAPPAHHPLHVHEPVLHGRGITTRYVGLSGNGRQGQAPPPATTLRSSTEEAPAAARSNRVPHVDEEECVGCNLCWLVCPVESCITMKEVRTGQPFESWTDRAKKLAKAGT, encoded by the coding sequence ATGGCAGATTTATCGGTCACTTTTGCGAAAACCATCAAATCGCCCAACCCTTTCTGGCTAGCGTCGGCGCCGCCGACCAACTCCGGGTTCCAGGTGATGCGCGCTTTTGATGCCGGCTGGGGGGGCGCCGTCTGGAAGACGATCGGGGAACCGATTGTTAACACCACCTCCCGCTATTCCTCGATCGACTACAACGGCGTGCGCATGATGGGATTGAATAACATTGAACTCATCACCGACCGACCGATTGAAGACAATCTGCGCGAGATCTACGAAGTCAAGAAACGATTTCCCCATCATGCGGTGATTGCGTCGTTGATGGTGGACTCGAAACGGGAAACCTGGCACGACATTGTCAAGCGCACCGAAGACGCCGGGGCCGACGGACTGGAACTCAATTTCGGGTGTCCCCATGGGATGAGCGAGCGCGGCATGGGAAGTGCCGTGGGACAGGTGCCGGAATACTGCGAGATGATCACCGGTTGGGTCAAGGAGGTAGCCCGGACGCCGGTGCTTATCAAACTCACGCCTAATGTGACCAACATCGCTCAGATCGGGCGCGCCGCCCGCAAGGGAGGAGCCGATGGCCTCTCCGCCATCAACACCCTCAACTCGATCACCTCCATCGATCTCGACGATCTAACCCCGCGCCCCAAGGTGTCGGGGATGAGCGCCCATGGCGGCTATTGCGGCCCTGCAGTCAAACCGATCGCCCTGAACATGGTGCACACCCTCAACGCGGACCCCGAAATCGGGATTCCGGTCAGCGGGATTGGCGGGATTGCGACGTGGCAGGACGCCGCGGAATTCATCCTCCTCGGCTGTACCTCCATCCAGGTGTGTACAGCGGTGATGCATTACGGGTTCCGAATCGTCGAGGACATGATTGACGGGCTTTCCAACTGGATGGATGACAAGGGGTTCAAGGTCCTCAATGATTTTCGAGGGGCTTCGATTGCGAAAATGAAGGATTGGGGCCATCTCGATCTCAACTACAAAATCATCGCGTCGATCGATCCGGAGAAATGCATCGGTTGCGATCTCTGTCATATCGCATGCTGGGATGCGGCCCACCAGTGTATTCACATTGAAGGTGCAGGGAGGGAGGCGCCCACACGGGATGAAAAGGAAGCGGCAATGAATTTCCTCGCGCCGCCGGCCCATCATCCCCTCCATGTGCACGAGCCCGTTCTTCACGGCCGCGGAATCACGACCCGGTATGTCGGACTGAGCGGCAATGGGAGACAGGGTCAGGCCCCCCCACCGGCCACGACGCTGCGTTCCTCGACCGAGGAGGCCCCGGCAGCCGCCCGGTCGAACCGTGTCCCTCACGTGGACGAGGAGGAATGCGTTGGGTGCAACTTGTGCTGGCTGGTCTGCCCTGTGGAAAGCTGCATTACCATGAAGGAGGTGCGGACGGGTCAACCGTTCGAATCCTGGACCGATCGCGCCAAGAA
- a CDS encoding NAD(P)-dependent oxidoreductase gives MANKNKFVKISPEDFNRNFADIHPPLTANSAVIEASRCLFCFDAPCTIACPTHIDVPKFIKKIATGNLRGSARTVLEANILGASCSRVCPVEVLCEGACVMNHHNEKPIQIALLQRHAMDWANDHQFHPFVPGRANGRKVACIGGGPASLACAAELAQLGYAVTIFERKPLAGGLNTYGIAEYKLTPTDSLREVEFVRKLGVKFECGVEIGGHSSGAKRDSISPSVLRRVSLQSLEQDFDAIFVGIGLGDTHDLEIPGEHLDGVVDALTFIEDYKTNRTRCKVGKRVSVIGAGNTAIDAATAAVRLGAPEVRMVYRRSEKEMPAFAYEYELAKRDGIIFSWQTQPVKIHGNRTVEKLECVTMHLGRPDKTGRRRPEPVPRSKFFIDCDMVIKSLGQTQHEDFLKAIPRLERSRDGRVVVDEITYQTSNPRFFAGGDCINGGQEVVDAVADGKKAAHGIEAWIQTKVSKRSDGGSLHRGEVR, from the coding sequence ATGGCAAACAAGAACAAGTTCGTGAAGATTTCACCGGAAGATTTCAATCGGAATTTTGCCGATATCCATCCTCCGCTCACCGCGAATTCGGCCGTCATTGAGGCCTCGCGCTGTCTGTTCTGCTTCGATGCCCCCTGTACCATCGCCTGTCCCACGCACATCGACGTTCCCAAGTTCATTAAGAAGATAGCCACAGGAAATCTCCGGGGCAGCGCGCGGACCGTACTGGAGGCCAACATTTTGGGGGCAAGCTGCTCGAGGGTGTGCCCCGTCGAAGTGTTGTGCGAAGGGGCGTGTGTGATGAATCATCACAACGAGAAGCCGATCCAAATCGCGCTCCTGCAGCGTCACGCGATGGATTGGGCGAATGATCACCAGTTTCACCCCTTCGTGCCCGGAAGGGCAAATGGAAGGAAGGTCGCCTGCATTGGCGGTGGTCCTGCTTCCCTGGCCTGCGCTGCCGAGCTCGCCCAATTGGGTTATGCGGTGACCATTTTTGAGCGCAAGCCCCTCGCGGGGGGATTGAATACCTATGGGATAGCCGAGTACAAGCTTACCCCGACGGATTCACTCCGGGAAGTCGAGTTCGTCCGGAAGCTGGGTGTGAAATTCGAATGCGGGGTCGAGATCGGAGGGCACAGCAGCGGGGCGAAGCGGGATTCGATCTCACCTTCGGTTCTCCGCCGGGTTTCCCTGCAATCACTTGAGCAGGATTTTGACGCTATTTTTGTCGGGATCGGACTGGGCGACACCCATGATTTGGAAATCCCTGGAGAGCATCTCGATGGGGTGGTGGACGCGTTGACCTTCATCGAGGATTACAAAACAAATCGGACGAGGTGCAAGGTGGGGAAGCGCGTGAGCGTCATTGGCGCGGGAAACACGGCTATTGATGCGGCCACGGCGGCCGTCCGCCTGGGCGCCCCGGAAGTGCGCATGGTGTACCGCCGCAGCGAGAAGGAGATGCCGGCTTTCGCTTACGAATACGAGCTTGCCAAAAGGGATGGCATTATTTTTAGTTGGCAGACACAGCCCGTCAAGATTCATGGAAATAGAACTGTTGAAAAACTCGAGTGTGTGACCATGCACCTGGGAAGGCCGGACAAGACGGGGCGTCGTCGTCCCGAGCCGGTGCCGCGATCAAAGTTCTTCATCGATTGCGACATGGTCATCAAATCACTGGGCCAGACCCAACACGAGGACTTCTTAAAGGCTATCCCGCGTCTGGAGCGATCCCGAGACGGCCGTGTCGTCGTGGATGAGATCACCTACCAGACCTCGAATCCGAGGTTTTTTGCGGGCGGGGATTGTATTAATGGAGGCCAGGAGGTCGTGGATGCCGTCGCCGATGGGAAGAAAGCGGCCCATGGGATTGAGGCGTGGATTCAAACGAAGGTGTCGAAGCGATCCGACGGGGGGTCTCTACACCGTGGAGAGGTGAGATAA
- a CDS encoding aldehyde dehydrogenase family protein, whose protein sequence is MTKSTVALTTYKNYINGQWVESRSSHRVPNINPANTEEILGEVILSTREEARQAVESAEKALEGWRNTPAPVRGNLVMKAAQLMSARRDELARALTLEEGKTLSESLGELARGINCVEFAAAEGRRLKGETIPSELPSNFCYTLRQPIGVVACITPWNFPVCIPAWKIAPALVCGNTIVFKPATLTPWTATLVTGIFAEAGLPAGVLNLVLGSGGDVGEELVNNNKVRAISFTGSNDIGSRLYNQGAARGIKCQCEMGGKNPIVILEDADLPLAVESTVTGAFGSTGQRCTATSRAIVVEKIADTFVERLVERTKRVTVGNGLESGIAMGPSVDKGQMETVLKYLDIGKREGAGLRIGGKRCEGEKYSRGYFMEPTIFDHVKPEMRIAQEEIFGPVLSVIRVKDFEEALVVANGVKYGLSSALYSNDASRIFKFIERIESGITHVNSGTPGGEAQLPFGGIKATGVGAREMGSTAIEFWSELKTVYIDFTGTKREGNLY, encoded by the coding sequence ATGACTAAATCAACGGTTGCGCTCACCACTTACAAGAACTATATCAACGGACAATGGGTTGAATCCCGGTCATCGCACCGCGTCCCCAACATCAATCCCGCGAACACCGAGGAAATTCTCGGCGAAGTGATCCTTTCGACGCGGGAGGAAGCGCGGCAGGCGGTGGAGTCCGCCGAGAAGGCGTTGGAGGGATGGCGGAATACCCCGGCGCCGGTGCGGGGGAATCTGGTGATGAAGGCGGCCCAACTTATGTCGGCTCGCAGGGACGAGCTCGCCCGGGCGCTCACTCTGGAAGAGGGCAAGACGCTCTCCGAGTCATTGGGCGAGCTGGCGCGGGGGATCAACTGCGTGGAATTCGCGGCGGCCGAGGGGCGGCGTCTCAAGGGTGAGACCATACCTTCGGAGCTTCCCAGCAATTTTTGTTACACCTTGCGTCAGCCGATTGGGGTGGTGGCTTGCATCACACCCTGGAACTTTCCCGTGTGCATCCCCGCCTGGAAGATAGCGCCGGCGTTGGTGTGTGGCAACACCATCGTCTTCAAGCCGGCGACTCTGACCCCATGGACCGCTACCCTGGTGACCGGAATTTTTGCCGAAGCAGGCCTCCCCGCCGGTGTTTTGAATCTGGTGTTGGGCAGCGGCGGGGACGTGGGCGAAGAACTGGTCAATAACAACAAGGTCCGCGCCATTTCCTTCACGGGATCGAACGACATTGGCAGCCGGCTTTATAATCAGGGGGCGGCGCGCGGGATTAAGTGCCAGTGTGAGATGGGAGGAAAAAATCCCATTGTGATTCTTGAGGATGCTGATCTGCCGCTGGCCGTGGAGTCGACCGTGACCGGGGCTTTTGGTTCGACGGGACAACGTTGCACCGCTACCTCCCGTGCCATCGTCGTCGAGAAGATTGCCGACACCTTCGTGGAGCGGTTGGTGGAGCGAACCAAGAGGGTGACGGTCGGAAATGGATTGGAGTCCGGAATTGCCATGGGGCCTTCTGTCGATAAAGGCCAGATGGAGACGGTCCTCAAGTATCTTGACATCGGGAAGCGCGAAGGGGCCGGGCTGAGAATTGGGGGAAAACGATGTGAGGGCGAAAAATACTCCAGGGGATATTTCATGGAGCCAACGATTTTCGATCATGTGAAACCGGAGATGCGGATCGCCCAGGAGGAGATTTTCGGCCCGGTTCTGAGCGTCATTCGGGTGAAAGACTTCGAGGAGGCCCTGGTTGTGGCCAACGGAGTGAAATACGGACTGTCTTCCGCCCTATACAGCAACGACGCTTCCAGGATCTTCAAGTTTATTGAACGCATTGAATCAGGAATTACGCACGTTAACTCGGGGACGCCCGGGGGAGAAGCCCAACTCCCCTTTGGTGGAATCAAGGCTACTGGCGTGGGCGCTCGCGAAATGGGCTCTACCGCCATTGAGTTTTGGAGTGAATTAAAGACCGTTTATATTGACTTTACCGGCACGAAGCGCGAGGGAAACCTGTATTAA
- a CDS encoding aspartate aminotransferase family protein, whose product MNKDEIILAQKEFIFPAVFTYYQKPLVVDHAKGQFVYDIDGKQYLDFFGGIVTVSVGHCNEQVNAKVHRQIDKLQHVSTVFANEPQVALAKRLSEITPNRKLTKTFFTNSGTEANETAIVTARCATGNSEVIALRHSYHGRSALAMTLTAHASWKLGGVTNPGIVHAVNAYCYRCPFGLTYPSCEVKCAQDMEETIRTTTSGKIAAFIAEPIQGVGGFITPPKEYFKIATDIVRKYGGLFISDEVQTAWGRTGGKWFGIEHWGVEPDLITSAKGLGNGAPVGVTIAKPQIADSLKGLTISTFGGNPITMTQAKAVLDFIEENKLKENCTVVGAHLRDRLLELQKKYPMIGEVRGMGLLQGLELVRDPKTKEPATKEIGALMERTRENGILVGKGGLYGNALRISPPMNIGKSDVDDFIKALDKSFSEIQRN is encoded by the coding sequence ATGAACAAGGACGAAATCATTCTTGCCCAGAAAGAGTTCATTTTCCCTGCGGTCTTTACCTATTACCAAAAGCCCCTCGTCGTCGATCACGCCAAAGGTCAGTTTGTTTACGACATCGACGGCAAACAGTATCTCGATTTCTTTGGCGGTATCGTTACCGTGAGCGTGGGACACTGCAACGAACAGGTGAACGCCAAGGTGCACCGCCAGATCGACAAGCTGCAACATGTTTCCACGGTGTTTGCCAATGAGCCTCAGGTGGCTTTGGCGAAACGGCTGTCGGAGATTACCCCCAACCGGAAGCTCACCAAGACGTTCTTTACCAACAGCGGGACCGAGGCCAATGAAACCGCCATCGTGACGGCTCGCTGCGCCACCGGGAACTCGGAAGTGATCGCCCTGCGACACTCCTATCACGGGCGGTCGGCCTTGGCCATGACGCTGACGGCTCATGCGTCCTGGAAACTTGGCGGGGTCACGAACCCGGGCATCGTTCACGCGGTAAATGCCTATTGCTATCGATGTCCATTCGGGTTGACTTATCCCAGTTGTGAGGTGAAGTGCGCCCAAGACATGGAAGAGACGATCCGGACGACGACGTCAGGGAAAATTGCTGCTTTCATCGCGGAGCCCATCCAGGGGGTGGGAGGGTTCATCACTCCCCCCAAAGAGTACTTCAAAATTGCTACCGATATTGTTCGGAAGTACGGCGGCCTGTTCATCAGTGACGAAGTCCAGACCGCCTGGGGTCGTACCGGGGGCAAATGGTTTGGCATTGAGCACTGGGGGGTCGAGCCTGACCTGATCACCAGCGCCAAAGGCCTGGGCAATGGGGCCCCTGTGGGCGTGACTATCGCGAAGCCGCAGATTGCAGACTCGCTTAAGGGCCTGACCATTTCGACCTTCGGGGGGAACCCGATCACCATGACTCAAGCCAAGGCGGTGTTGGATTTCATCGAGGAAAACAAGCTCAAGGAAAACTGCACGGTGGTCGGTGCGCATCTCCGCGACCGTTTGCTTGAGCTGCAGAAGAAATACCCGATGATCGGGGAAGTGCGGGGGATGGGACTCCTTCAGGGGCTGGAGTTGGTGCGCGATCCCAAAACGAAAGAACCGGCCACAAAAGAGATCGGTGCGTTGATGGAACGGACACGGGAGAATGGAATCCTGGTGGGCAAGGGCGGCCTGTATGGAAATGCCCTCCGGATTTCTCCACCCATGAATATCGGGAAATCGGACGTGGACGACTTCATCAAGGCACTGGATAAGAGTTTCTCGGAAATTCAGAGAAACTGA
- a CDS encoding glycosyltransferase encodes MEQVAGKVSVIVPCFNEGDRIRKNLCEICEFLSTFAPDFELIAVDDGSSDNTYAEIQSASKAYPAIRPLHYDENVGKGYALREGFGLATGRYVVFLDADLDLHPRQIAFFFEKLQKETADVVIGSKRHPQSKIDYPWKRVLISHVYSFFHRLLFNLPLQDTQTGLKLFKYHVLENVFSKIVCKRFAFDVELLANVHRLGYRIVEAPVELSFSRILRFGRITLGDLWRTGWDTLAIFYRMHVLRYYDRSHLTPSQFPAISIVIAARGDEKSLKGCVERCLNQQYPAAFEVILVSNHKEGLEIHPLLKVIETGDRRPCAKRDSGRKLARYEIIAFLDASELPVRNWMARAVRNFGDPQIAAVSGPRLIPPQLDLPRQPAWRWIGTLLGNDSLRYRYISKAPRKGGDGMGNNLFVRTAVIDRVVKDFAPPECFDGSALAWTITRQLKQLIAYDPEVIVYRSAG; translated from the coding sequence ATGGAGCAAGTTGCAGGCAAGGTATCTGTGATTGTCCCTTGTTTTAATGAGGGGGACCGGATCAGAAAGAATCTCTGTGAGATCTGTGAATTTCTGTCCACCTTTGCTCCGGATTTCGAGCTGATTGCTGTCGATGACGGGAGTTCTGATAACACCTACGCTGAGATTCAATCGGCGTCAAAGGCATATCCCGCCATCCGGCCGCTCCATTACGATGAAAACGTCGGTAAAGGATACGCGCTCCGAGAAGGCTTCGGGCTCGCAACCGGGCGATATGTCGTCTTCCTGGACGCGGATCTGGATCTTCACCCCCGCCAGATTGCCTTTTTCTTTGAGAAACTCCAAAAAGAGACGGCGGATGTCGTCATCGGCAGCAAGAGACACCCCCAGTCAAAGATCGATTACCCCTGGAAGCGGGTATTGATTAGCCATGTTTATAGTTTTTTTCACCGTCTCCTCTTCAACCTGCCCTTGCAAGATACCCAAACCGGATTGAAGCTCTTCAAATACCATGTACTGGAAAACGTTTTTTCCAAGATCGTGTGCAAGCGTTTTGCCTTCGATGTGGAACTGCTCGCCAACGTGCACCGGCTGGGGTATCGAATTGTGGAGGCGCCGGTCGAGCTCAGTTTCAGCCGAATCCTTCGTTTCGGGCGAATCACCCTGGGTGATCTGTGGAGAACGGGATGGGACACCCTGGCAATCTTCTATCGGATGCATGTCTTAAGGTACTATGACCGGTCTCATCTCACTCCCTCGCAATTTCCGGCAATCTCGATCGTCATTGCAGCCAGGGGAGACGAGAAATCGCTGAAGGGATGTGTGGAGCGATGTTTGAATCAACAATATCCTGCAGCATTCGAGGTGATCCTTGTGTCAAATCACAAGGAGGGCCTTGAGATCCATCCCTTGCTGAAGGTGATTGAAACGGGAGATCGACGGCCGTGTGCGAAGCGAGATTCAGGCAGAAAGCTCGCTCGCTATGAGATCATCGCATTCCTCGATGCCTCAGAATTACCGGTGCGAAACTGGATGGCTCGCGCCGTGCGAAACTTCGGTGATCCTCAGATTGCTGCGGTCAGTGGACCGCGTCTGATTCCACCCCAGCTGGACTTGCCCCGTCAGCCTGCCTGGCGCTGGATCGGGACGCTGCTGGGCAACGACTCGCTCCGCTACCGCTACATCTCCAAGGCGCCACGGAAAGGAGGGGATGGCATGGGGAACAACCTCTTCGTTCGAACGGCAGTCATTGACCGTGTTGTGAAAGATTTCGCCCCTCCGGAATGTTTTGACGGTTCGGCCCTGGCCTGGACCATCACGAGACAACTGAAGCAGCTCATCGCATACGACCCGGAAGTCATTGTGTATCGATCTGCGGGGTGA
- a CDS encoding carboxypeptidase regulatory-like domain-containing protein has product MLRPTLTFFLCLGMILCASPSVSQDVTGSIVGTVLDSSGAVVPGAKVTFTNTDRNAVMRTIETDSEGNFSAPLLPIGRYSLTVEAQGFKKSTQKNIELNVNDKLTVTLNLEIGDVQQEVTVEANPAQVDLQSTTSQTLITGSQVRELSLNARNYEQLVSLMPGVVYTGTSDQIYIGVSNPLSGVSNAVNFAINGGRTSQNSWTVDGADNVDRGANLTLLNYPSVDAIAEFRVLRGQYSAEFGRDAGGMINVITKSGTNQYHGDAYEFFRNNVLAANNFFNNANKVAPFDANGNPKVPPLRYNNFGYTFGGPVFIPKVYNGKDKTFFFFSEEFRRVINYTSVQGTAPTAAEKQGIFPTPVCVKYSGNTCLQTSTQITNIDPLAAAYIKDIFSQVPDAAANNNINLNLRNIFNARQELIRIDHIFSNNWSVSGRYLQDSIPTEEPRGLFTGAALPGVSTTDTNSPGKGLVIRVTGSLSPTLINEAGYAYSYGAVLSDPVGLNASANSPDIKATLPFPVTLGRIPSVSFTTLSGINGFGPYRDYNRNHNFFDNITKTLGKHTLKAGVTYFKYNKQENQAGNNVGTFSFTTSSTLTPKGTTTLAQSWANFLLGNVTSFTQTARDLTPDIHENQWEMYVQDDFRVRRNFTLNLGLRYSLFRQPIDGNGFLNNFDPALWDPAKAPQVDSSGNLVPGTGDPLNGIIVNDKNSPFGSKITNENNHDFAPRIGFAWDPFGNGKTSIRAGYGIAYETVQVGNVYENLVFNNPASVQTITINNTTTQSVASGTVVNSVAPPTLSAAPLGYKTPYVQQWSFDIQREIARQIILDVGYFGSRGVHLIGGVDINEVPVGVGVAAGLTSASTPFNRTTDPKLNSVRPFRGYGPINAIETAFKSRYNSLQASMKKQFSSNGFLTMSYTWSKSLTDAGSDVATSMNTYNRAADYGLSPLDRTHVFTASWSYELPWLKNQEGLIGHTLGGWQISGIFSAASGLPFNASDSSLGTDPGGLGILGTSGAGPRGDQICDPNANASHGFTQWFNTACFADVPVGQIRPGNAGRNTIRGPGYQKWDMSVFKNFNIKEKMKIQFRAESFNTFNHTNWSSIGATLGSSTYGLVTAARDARIIQFGLKFNF; this is encoded by the coding sequence ATGTTAAGGCCGACCCTCACATTCTTCCTATGTTTGGGCATGATTCTCTGTGCCAGTCCTTCCGTATCCCAGGATGTCACCGGATCCATCGTGGGTACGGTCTTGGACTCGTCAGGCGCGGTTGTGCCCGGAGCAAAGGTTACGTTCACCAACACTGACCGCAACGCGGTGATGCGCACTATCGAAACGGACAGTGAAGGCAACTTTAGTGCCCCCCTGCTCCCAATCGGGCGCTACTCGCTCACTGTCGAGGCGCAAGGCTTCAAGAAGTCCACCCAGAAGAATATCGAGTTGAATGTCAACGACAAGCTGACCGTGACCTTGAACCTGGAGATAGGCGACGTCCAGCAGGAGGTGACCGTTGAAGCGAACCCTGCGCAGGTGGACCTTCAATCGACCACGTCGCAGACGCTCATTACCGGAAGCCAGGTCCGGGAGCTCTCGCTCAACGCCCGCAATTACGAGCAACTGGTCAGTCTGATGCCGGGCGTTGTGTACACAGGCACCAGCGACCAGATCTACATCGGGGTATCGAACCCCCTTTCCGGCGTGTCCAATGCCGTGAATTTTGCCATCAATGGCGGCCGCACCAGCCAGAACTCCTGGACCGTCGACGGCGCGGATAACGTGGACCGCGGGGCCAACCTGACCTTGCTCAATTATCCCAGTGTGGACGCGATTGCCGAGTTCCGGGTCCTCCGCGGACAATACAGCGCCGAGTTCGGCCGGGACGCCGGTGGGATGATCAACGTGATTACCAAGAGCGGAACCAACCAATACCATGGCGACGCCTATGAGTTCTTCCGCAACAACGTTTTGGCCGCCAACAATTTTTTTAACAACGCCAACAAGGTGGCTCCCTTCGATGCCAACGGCAATCCCAAGGTGCCACCGTTGCGCTATAACAACTTTGGGTACACCTTCGGGGGACCGGTGTTTATACCCAAGGTGTACAACGGCAAGGACAAGACGTTTTTCTTTTTCTCGGAAGAATTTCGTCGGGTGATCAACTACACCTCAGTCCAGGGCACTGCTCCAACGGCTGCGGAAAAACAGGGGATCTTTCCGACTCCCGTCTGCGTGAAGTACTCCGGGAATACATGCCTCCAAACGTCCACTCAGATCACCAACATTGACCCTTTGGCTGCGGCATACATTAAGGACATCTTCTCACAAGTCCCCGATGCAGCGGCCAACAACAACATCAATCTGAACCTGAGAAACATCTTTAACGCCCGCCAGGAGCTGATTCGGATCGATCACATCTTCTCCAACAATTGGTCGGTCTCGGGACGCTACCTCCAGGACTCCATTCCGACAGAAGAGCCTCGTGGCCTGTTCACGGGCGCGGCGCTCCCCGGTGTTTCCACCACGGATACCAACTCGCCGGGTAAAGGGTTGGTCATCCGCGTCACAGGGAGCCTGTCACCCACCCTGATCAATGAGGCTGGCTACGCGTATTCTTACGGGGCAGTGCTCAGTGACCCGGTGGGGCTGAATGCATCCGCGAATTCGCCTGACATCAAAGCAACTCTGCCGTTCCCGGTGACGCTGGGTCGAATACCCTCCGTGAGCTTCACAACACTTTCGGGGATCAACGGTTTCGGACCGTACCGCGACTACAACCGGAACCACAACTTTTTCGATAACATAACAAAGACCCTGGGCAAGCATACCCTCAAGGCCGGGGTAACCTATTTTAAGTACAACAAGCAGGAGAACCAGGCAGGCAACAACGTCGGGACCTTCAGTTTCACTACCTCCAGTACGCTGACTCCGAAGGGCACTACCACGCTGGCGCAGTCATGGGCAAATTTCCTGCTTGGCAATGTGACCTCTTTTACTCAAACAGCAAGAGACCTGACTCCCGACATCCATGAGAACCAATGGGAAATGTATGTGCAGGATGATTTCCGCGTGCGGCGGAATTTCACGCTGAACCTCGGGTTACGATATTCTCTCTTTCGTCAGCCCATCGACGGGAACGGGTTCTTGAACAACTTCGACCCTGCGTTGTGGGATCCTGCTAAGGCCCCGCAGGTGGATTCAAGTGGCAACCTGGTGCCAGGCACGGGCGACCCGTTGAACGGCATCATCGTCAACGACAAGAATTCGCCGTTCGGAAGCAAGATAACGAACGAGAACAATCACGACTTTGCACCGCGGATCGGGTTTGCCTGGGATCCGTTCGGGAACGGCAAGACGTCGATCCGTGCGGGATACGGCATCGCCTATGAAACCGTGCAGGTCGGGAATGTTTACGAGAACCTGGTGTTTAACAACCCGGCTTCCGTGCAAACCATTACCATCAACAACACGACGACTCAGAGCGTGGCAAGCGGGACTGTCGTGAATTCGGTCGCTCCCCCGACGCTCAGCGCAGCGCCTCTGGGGTATAAGACACCCTATGTGCAGCAGTGGAGCTTCGATATTCAGCGCGAAATCGCCCGCCAGATCATTCTCGATGTCGGATACTTTGGGTCCCGGGGCGTGCACCTGATCGGGGGTGTGGACATCAATGAGGTGCCTGTGGGAGTGGGGGTTGCGGCGGGGCTCACCTCCGCGAGCACACCCTTCAACCGCACGACTGACCCAAAGCTGAATTCCGTTCGTCCTTTTCGTGGCTACGGGCCCATCAACGCCATCGAAACGGCATTCAAATCAAGGTACAACTCCTTGCAGGCGTCAATGAAGAAACAATTCAGCAGCAATGGCTTCCTGACCATGAGCTACACCTGGTCGAAGTCACTGACGGATGCGGGCTCGGACGTTGCGACGTCAATGAATACCTACAATCGCGCGGCTGACTACGGACTCTCGCCGCTGGATCGCACCCACGTATTTACTGCTTCGTGGAGCTACGAGTTGCCGTGGTTGAAGAACCAGGAAGGTCTTATCGGTCATACGTTGGGGGGGTGGCAGATCTCGGGTATTTTCTCGGCCGCCAGCGGGTTGCCGTTTAACGCCTCCGACAGCTCGCTGGGCACGGATCCCGGCGGACTCGGAATCCTGGGAACAAGCGGTGCTGGACCGCGCGGGGATCAGATCTGCGACCCGAATGCAAATGCGTCCCATGGCTTCACGCAATGGTTCAACACCGCATGCTTCGCGGACGTGCCCGTGGGCCAGATCCGACCGGGCAACGCCGGCCGGAACACCATCCGGGGCCCCGGCTATCAGAAATGGGACATGTCAGTATTTAAGAACTTCAACATTAAAGAGAAGATGAAGATACAGTTTCGTGCAGAGTCCTTTAATACCTTCAACCACACAAACTGGTCGAGCATTGGGGCCACCTTGGGATCTTCCACTTATGGGCTGGTCACCGCAGCCCGTGACGCGCGTATCATCCAGTTTGGTTTGAAGTTTAACTTCTGA